From the Ascochyta rabiei chromosome 14, complete sequence genome, one window contains:
- a CDS encoding Procollagen-proline 4-dioxygenase produces the protein MRSASFASSVSVVALLQYAFLALVAYVLAGAPLLEMLNGWGTGSHSDSHPGGMSPQKLDSLVVPDANLTCKEHKLGGVHVLSREPLVVYIEGFLGVEEAEEVVRLSTPLFQPATVWSAGEERLDPRVRHSSKAAVPRSRTVRCIESRARAFQGWRPFVFVEKLWAQRYGPDGHYTYHYDWNSASRKQGRVSSFMVWLGSECTGGGTHFPRIKRPEGKEWCTFVECGDEAKEGVVFKPVKGNAVYWENLRPDGTGYDESWHAALPVLSGEKIGLNIWNWFQDGYVPPKEEGKEIEMN, from the exons ATGCGTTCCGCTTCTTTTGCGTCGTCGGTCTCCGTGGTTGCGCTGCTGCAGTATGCGTTCCTTGCGCTCGTGGCTTATGTGCTTGCGGGCGCTCCGCTGCTGGAGATGCTGAACGGCTGGGGTACGGGGTCGCATTCAGATTCGCACCCAGGGGGGATGAGTCCGCAGAAGCTGGATAGCTTGGTGGTTCCTGACGCGAATTTGACGTGTAAGGAGCATAAGCTCGGCGGCGTCCATGTCCTCAGTCGCGAGCCGTTGGTGGTGTATATTGAGGGTTTCTTGGGTGTGGAGGAGGCGGAGGAGGTTGTGAGGTTGAG CACTCCGCTCTTCCAACCCGCCACCGTGTGGTCTGCAGGAGAAGAGCGCCTCGATCCACGCGTCCGCCACTCGAGCAAAGCGGCAGTTCCGCGCTCGCGTACAGTGCGCTGCATCGAGTCGCGTGCGCGCGCCTTCCAGGGATGGCGCCCTTTCGTCTTTGTAGAGAAGCTGTGGGCCCAGCGATACGGGCCGGACGGACATTACACGTACCATTACGACTGGAACAGCGCGAGCAGGAAGCAGGGCAGGGTGAGTAGCTTCATGGTTTGGTTGGGCAGCGAGTGCACAGGCGGCGGAACGCATTTCCCACGCATCAAGAGGCCGGAGGGGAAAGAGTGGTGTACGTTTGTCGAGTGTGGGGACGAAGCAAAGGAGGGCGTGGTATTCAAGCCGGTCAAGGGCAACGCTGTCTACTGGGAGAACCTCCGCCCAGATGGGACAGGGTACGATGAGAGTTGGCACGCGGCATTACCGGTCCTGAGTGGCGAGAAGATTGGCTTAAACATCTGGAACTGGTTTCAGGATGGTTATGTTCCGCCAAAGGAAGAAGGAAAGGAGATCGAGATGAACTAA